From Streptomyces griseorubiginosus, one genomic window encodes:
- a CDS encoding IclR family transcriptional regulator: MARNIQSLERAAAMLRLLAGGERRLGLSDIASSLDLAKGTAHGILRTLQAEGFVEQDEASGRYQLGAELLRLGTTYLDVHELRARALVWTDDLARSSGESVHLGVLHQQGVLIVHHVFRPDDSRQVLEIGAMQPLHCTALGKVLSAYDPVAHSEALESDRKPFTDRTVCELEEFEQILDITRARGYAADVEETWEGVASIAAPIHDRRRMPVGAVGITGAVERLCRDGELRPELIAAVRDCARAVSRDLGAGRF; encoded by the coding sequence ATGGCACGGAACATCCAGTCGCTCGAACGGGCGGCCGCGATGCTGCGGCTCCTCGCGGGCGGCGAGCGGAGACTCGGCCTGTCGGACATCGCCTCGTCCCTGGACCTGGCCAAGGGCACCGCGCACGGCATCCTGCGCACCCTCCAGGCGGAGGGGTTCGTGGAGCAGGACGAGGCCTCGGGGCGGTACCAGCTGGGCGCCGAGCTGCTGCGCCTGGGCACCACCTATCTCGACGTCCACGAACTGCGCGCGCGTGCGCTGGTGTGGACCGACGACCTGGCCCGCTCCAGCGGCGAGAGCGTGCATCTGGGCGTGCTGCACCAGCAGGGCGTGCTGATCGTGCACCACGTCTTCCGGCCCGACGACAGCCGGCAGGTGCTGGAGATCGGGGCGATGCAGCCGCTGCACTGCACGGCGCTGGGCAAGGTGCTGTCGGCGTACGACCCGGTGGCGCACAGCGAGGCGCTGGAGAGCGACCGCAAGCCGTTCACCGACCGGACCGTGTGCGAGCTGGAGGAGTTCGAGCAGATCCTCGACATCACGCGCGCGCGTGGGTACGCGGCGGACGTCGAGGAGACCTGGGAGGGCGTGGCGTCCATCGCCGCGCCCATCCACGACCGGCGGCGCATGCCGGTCGGCGCGGTCGGCATCACCGGCGCGGTGGAGCGGCTGTGCCGGGACGGTGAGCTGCGCCCGGAGCTGATCGCGGCCGTACGGGACTGCGCCCGCGCGGTGTCGCGGGACCTGGGGGCGGGGCGGTTCTGA
- a CDS encoding HAD family phosphatase: MTSTVPAPLTRTADGSALQAVLLDMDGTLVDTEGFWWDVEVEVFASLGHTLDDSWRHVVVGGPMTRSAGFLIEATGADITLPELTVLLNQGFEDRIDRALPLMPGAMRLLGELSAHRIPTALVSASHRRIIDRVLTSLGPQHFALTVAGDEVPRTKPHPDPYLFAAAGLSADPARCAVVEDTATGVAAAEAAGCQVVAVPSVAPIPPAPGRTVVGSLEEIDLTFLRGLINLR; encoded by the coding sequence ATGACCAGCACGGTCCCCGCACCATTGACCCGTACGGCAGACGGCTCCGCCCTCCAGGCCGTCCTCCTCGACATGGACGGCACCCTGGTGGACACCGAGGGCTTCTGGTGGGACGTCGAGGTCGAGGTCTTCGCGAGCCTCGGGCACACCCTCGACGACTCCTGGCGGCACGTCGTGGTCGGCGGCCCCATGACCCGCAGCGCCGGCTTCCTCATCGAGGCCACCGGCGCCGACATCACCCTCCCCGAGCTCACCGTCCTGCTCAACCAGGGCTTCGAGGACCGCATCGACCGCGCCCTGCCCCTGATGCCCGGTGCCATGCGGCTGCTCGGCGAACTCTCCGCGCACCGGATCCCCACGGCCCTGGTCTCCGCCTCGCACCGGCGCATCATCGACCGCGTCCTCACCTCCCTCGGCCCCCAGCACTTCGCCCTCACGGTCGCCGGGGACGAGGTGCCGCGCACCAAGCCGCACCCCGACCCCTATCTGTTCGCCGCCGCCGGGCTCAGCGCGGATCCGGCCAGATGCGCGGTCGTCGAGGACACCGCGACCGGAGTCGCCGCCGCCGAGGCCGCCGGCTGCCAGGTCGTGGCCGTGCCCTCCGTCGCCCCCATCCCGCCCGCCCCCGGACGGACCGTCGTCGGCTCCCTCGAAGAGATCGACCTGACTTTTCTGCGCGGCTTGATCAACCTTCGATGA
- a CDS encoding MIP/aquaporin family protein, with amino-acid sequence MSSSDIFIGETIGTAILILLGGGVCAAVTLKASKARNAGWLAITFGWGFAVLTAVYTSAPLSGAHLNPAVTLALALKKDGISWSDVPIYWGGQLLGAMIGAALVWIAYYGQFHAHLTDKEIVGAPGAQATTAKAVEAQEKGAGPVLGIFSTGPEVRVAWQNVATEVIGTIVLVLAVLTQGLNGDGKGLGTLGALITALVVVSIGLSLGGPTGYAINPARDLGPRIVHALLPLPNKGGSDWGYAWVPIVGPLIGGAIAAGIYNVAFA; translated from the coding sequence GTGTCCAGCTCCGACATCTTCATCGGCGAGACCATCGGTACCGCCATACTCATCCTGCTCGGCGGAGGCGTCTGCGCCGCCGTGACGCTGAAGGCCTCCAAGGCGCGCAACGCCGGCTGGCTCGCCATCACCTTCGGGTGGGGTTTCGCCGTTCTGACGGCCGTCTACACCTCGGCGCCGCTCTCGGGCGCCCACCTCAACCCGGCCGTGACCCTGGCGCTCGCGCTCAAGAAGGACGGCATCTCCTGGAGTGACGTCCCGATCTACTGGGGCGGGCAGCTGCTCGGCGCCATGATCGGTGCGGCGCTGGTCTGGATCGCCTACTACGGCCAGTTCCACGCCCACCTCACCGACAAGGAGATCGTCGGCGCTCCGGGCGCCCAGGCCACCACGGCCAAGGCCGTCGAGGCGCAGGAGAAGGGCGCGGGCCCGGTCCTGGGCATCTTCTCCACCGGCCCCGAGGTCCGCGTCGCCTGGCAGAACGTCGCCACCGAGGTCATCGGCACCATCGTGCTGGTGCTCGCCGTCCTCACGCAGGGCCTCAACGGCGACGGCAAGGGCCTGGGCACCCTCGGCGCCCTCATCACCGCACTGGTCGTCGTCTCCATCGGTCTGTCCCTCGGTGGCCCGACCGGTTACGCGATCAACCCGGCCCGTGACCTCGGTCCGCGCATCGTGCACGCCCTCCTGCCCCTGCCCAACAAGGGTGGCTCCGACTGGGGCTACGCCTGGGTTCCGATCGTCGGTCCGCTGATCGGCGGTGCGATCGCCGCAGGCATCTACAACGTCGCTTTTGCTTAA
- the metH gene encoding methionine synthase has protein sequence MASSPLTPSADSRTRVSALREALATRVVVADGAMGTMLQAQDPTLEDFENLEGCNEILNVTRPDIVRSVHDAYFAVGVDCVETNTFGSNHTAASEYDIADRVHELSEAGARIAREAADEHTARDGRQRWVLGSVGPGTKLPTLGHIDYATIRDGYQANVEGLLAGGADALIVETTQDLLQTKASVLGARRALEATGADVPLVVSMAFETTGTMLLGSEIGAALTALEPLGIDMIGLNCSTGPAEMSEHLRYLARHSRIPLLCMPNAGLPILTKDGAHFPLDPEGLADAQENFVRDYGLSLIGGCCGTTPEHLRQVVERVRDLTPAERHPQPEPGAASLYQTVPFRQDTSYLAIGERTNANGSKKFREAMLEARWDDCVEMAREQIREGAHMLDLCVDYVGRDGVADMKELAGRFATASTLPIVLDSTEVPVIEAGLEKLGGRAVINSVNYEDGDGPESRFAKVTKLAREHGAALIALTIDEEGQARTPETKVAIAERLIEDLTTNWGIHESDILIDTLTFTICTGQEESRKDGIATIEAIRELKRRHPDVQTTLGLSNISFGLNPAARILLNSVFLDECVKAGLDSAIVHASKILPIARFSEEEVQTALDLIYDRRSEGYDPLQKLMALFEGATAKSLKAGKAEELAALPLEERLKRRIIDGEKNGLEADLDAALQDRPALDIVNDTLLDGMKVVGELFGSGQMQLPFVLQSAEVMKTAVAYLEPHMEKVEGDEAGKGTIVLATVRGDVHDIGKNLVDIILSNNGYNVVNLGIKQPVSAILDAAAEHRADVIGMSGLLVKSTVIMKENLEELNQRGLAADFPVILGGAALTRAYVEQDLHEIYEGEVRYARDAFEGLRLMDALIGVKRGVPGAKLPELKQRRVRASAVQVEEERPEEGHVRSDVATDNPVPTPPFWDTRVIKGIQLKEYASWLDEGALFKGQWGLKQARTGEGPTYEELVETDGRPRLRGLLDQLQTENLLEAAVVYGYFPCVSKDDDLIILDEEGNERTRFTFPRQRRGRRLCLADFFRPEESGETDVVGLQVVTVGSRIGERTAKLFEANAYRDYLELHGLSVQLAEALAEYWHARVRSELGFSGEDPNEIEDMFALKYRGARFSLGYGACPNLEDRAKIADLLQPERIGVHLSEEFQLHPEQSTDAIVIHHPEAKYFNAR, from the coding sequence ATGGCCTCGTCGCCACTGACCCCTTCCGCCGACAGCCGGACCCGTGTGTCCGCGCTCCGCGAGGCGCTCGCCACGAGAGTGGTGGTCGCCGACGGAGCGATGGGCACCATGCTGCAGGCCCAGGACCCCACACTCGAGGACTTCGAGAACCTCGAGGGCTGCAACGAGATCCTGAACGTCACCCGGCCGGACATCGTCCGTTCCGTCCACGACGCCTACTTCGCGGTGGGCGTCGACTGCGTGGAGACCAACACCTTCGGCTCCAACCACACGGCCGCGTCCGAGTACGACATCGCCGACCGCGTGCACGAACTGTCCGAGGCGGGTGCCCGCATCGCCCGTGAGGCGGCCGACGAGCACACCGCCCGCGACGGCCGCCAGCGCTGGGTCCTCGGCTCCGTCGGCCCCGGCACCAAGCTGCCCACCCTCGGCCACATCGACTACGCCACGATCCGCGACGGCTACCAGGCCAACGTCGAGGGCCTCCTCGCCGGCGGCGCCGACGCCCTGATCGTCGAGACCACCCAGGACCTGCTCCAGACCAAGGCGTCCGTGCTGGGCGCCCGCCGCGCGCTGGAGGCCACCGGCGCCGACGTGCCGCTCGTGGTCTCGATGGCGTTCGAGACCACCGGCACCATGCTGCTCGGCTCCGAGATCGGCGCCGCGCTCACCGCGCTGGAACCGCTCGGCATCGACATGATCGGCCTGAACTGCTCGACCGGCCCGGCCGAGATGAGCGAGCACCTGCGCTACCTCGCCCGGCACTCCCGCATCCCGCTGCTGTGCATGCCGAACGCCGGTCTGCCCATCCTCACCAAGGACGGCGCGCACTTCCCGCTCGATCCCGAGGGCCTGGCCGACGCCCAGGAGAACTTCGTCCGCGACTACGGCCTGTCCCTGATCGGCGGCTGCTGCGGCACCACCCCCGAGCACCTGCGCCAGGTCGTCGAGCGGGTCCGCGACCTCACGCCGGCCGAGCGCCACCCGCAGCCCGAGCCCGGCGCCGCCTCCCTCTACCAGACGGTCCCGTTCCGCCAGGACACCTCCTACCTGGCCATCGGCGAGCGCACCAACGCCAACGGCTCGAAGAAGTTCCGCGAGGCCATGCTGGAGGCCCGCTGGGACGACTGTGTGGAGATGGCCCGCGAGCAGATCCGCGAGGGCGCCCACATGCTGGACCTCTGCGTGGACTACGTCGGCCGGGACGGCGTCGCCGACATGAAGGAGCTGGCCGGCCGCTTCGCCACCGCCTCCACCCTGCCGATCGTCCTGGACTCCACCGAAGTCCCCGTCATCGAGGCCGGGTTGGAGAAGCTCGGCGGCCGCGCGGTCATCAACTCCGTCAACTACGAGGACGGCGACGGCCCCGAGTCCCGCTTCGCCAAGGTCACCAAGCTCGCCCGGGAGCACGGCGCCGCGCTGATCGCCCTGACCATCGACGAGGAGGGCCAGGCCCGCACCCCGGAGACCAAGGTCGCCATCGCCGAACGGCTGATCGAGGACCTGACGACCAACTGGGGCATCCACGAGTCGGACATCCTCATCGACACCCTGACCTTCACCATCTGCACCGGTCAGGAGGAGTCCCGCAAGGACGGCATCGCCACCATCGAGGCGATCCGCGAACTCAAGCGCCGCCACCCCGACGTCCAGACCACGCTGGGCCTGTCGAACATCTCCTTCGGCCTCAACCCGGCCGCCCGCATCCTGCTCAACTCGGTCTTCCTCGACGAGTGCGTCAAGGCGGGCCTGGACTCGGCGATCGTCCACGCGTCGAAGATCCTCCCCATCGCCCGCTTCAGCGAGGAGGAGGTCCAGACGGCCCTCGACCTCATCTACGACCGCCGCAGCGAGGGCTACGACCCCCTCCAGAAGCTGATGGCCCTGTTCGAGGGCGCCACCGCCAAGTCGCTGAAGGCCGGCAAGGCCGAGGAGCTGGCCGCGCTCCCGCTGGAGGAGCGCCTCAAGCGCCGCATCATCGACGGCGAGAAGAACGGCCTGGAGGCCGACCTGGACGCGGCCCTCCAGGACCGCCCCGCCCTCGACATCGTCAACGACACCCTCCTGGACGGCATGAAGGTCGTCGGCGAGCTCTTCGGCTCCGGCCAGATGCAGCTGCCGTTCGTCCTCCAGTCCGCCGAGGTCATGAAGACCGCGGTCGCCTACCTCGAACCGCACATGGAGAAGGTCGAGGGCGACGAGGCCGGCAAGGGCACCATCGTGCTGGCCACCGTCCGCGGCGACGTGCACGACATCGGCAAGAACCTCGTCGACATCATCCTGTCGAACAACGGCTACAACGTGGTCAACCTCGGCATCAAGCAGCCGGTCTCCGCGATCCTGGACGCCGCCGCCGAGCACCGCGCCGACGTCATCGGCATGTCCGGCCTGCTGGTCAAGTCCACGGTGATCATGAAGGAGAACCTGGAGGAGCTCAACCAGCGCGGCCTGGCCGCCGACTTCCCGGTCATCCTCGGCGGAGCCGCCCTGACGAGGGCGTACGTCGAACAGGACCTGCACGAGATCTACGAGGGCGAAGTCCGCTACGCCCGCGACGCGTTCGAGGGCCTGCGCCTCATGGACGCCCTCATCGGCGTCAAGCGCGGTGTGCCCGGCGCCAAGCTGCCCGAGCTCAAGCAGCGCCGGGTCCGTGCCAGTGCCGTACAGGTGGAGGAGGAGCGGCCCGAAGAGGGGCATGTCCGCTCCGACGTGGCCACCGACAACCCGGTGCCCACCCCGCCGTTCTGGGACACGCGCGTCATCAAGGGCATCCAGCTCAAGGAGTACGCCTCCTGGCTCGACGAGGGCGCCCTCTTCAAGGGCCAGTGGGGACTCAAGCAGGCCCGCACCGGCGAGGGACCGACGTACGAGGAGCTCGTGGAGACCGACGGCCGGCCCCGGTTGCGCGGCCTGCTGGACCAGCTCCAGACCGAGAACCTGCTGGAAGCCGCCGTCGTCTACGGCTACTTCCCGTGCGTGTCCAAGGACGACGACCTGATCATCCTGGACGAGGAGGGCAACGAGCGCACCCGCTTCACCTTCCCGCGCCAGCGCCGCGGCCGCCGGCTCTGCCTCGCCGACTTCTTCCGCCCCGAGGAGTCGGGGGAGACCGACGTGGTCGGCCTCCAGGTCGTCACCGTCGGCTCGCGCATCGGGGAGCGGACCGCCAAGCTCTTCGAGGCCAACGCCTACCGCGACTACCTCGAACTGCACGGCCTGTCCGTCCAGTTGGCCGAGGCGCTCGCCGAGTACTGGCACGCCCGCGTGCGCTCGGAGCTCGGATTCTCCGGCGAGGACCCGAACGAGATCGAGGACATGTTCGCCCTGAAGTACCGGGGCGCCCGCTTCTCCCTCGGCTACGGCGCCTGCCCCAACCTGGAGGACCGGGCCAAGATCGCCGACCTGCTCCAGCCCGAGCGCATCGGCGTCCATCTCAGCGAGGAGTTCCAGCTCCACCCCGAGCAGTCCACCGACGCCATCGTCATCCACCACCCGGAGGCGAAGTACTTCAACGCCCGCTGA
- a CDS encoding glycerol-3-phosphate dehydrogenase/oxidase has translation MTSQSTLQSVPALGTRPASGSNPSRAETREQLAKASYDLLVIGGGILGISTAWHAAQSGLRVALVDAGDFAGATSSASSKLLHGGLRYLQTGAVKLVAENHFERRAVSRQVAPHLANPLTFYLPVYKGGPHGAAKLGAGVFAYSALSAFGDGVGHLLSPAKAAQDVPELRTDNLKAVAVYGDDQMNDARMALMTVRAAVEAGAVVLNHAEVTGLRFTKGRVTGADLRDRQSGDEFGVNARLVLNATGPWVDHLRKMEDPNAAPSIRLSKGAHLVLKRTAPWRAALATPIDKYRITFALPWEDMLLLGTTDEEFEGDPADVSVTEKDTAQILDEAAFSIRDQQLDRDLITYAFAGLRVLPGGPGDTAKAKRETVVTEGRGGMLSVAGGKWTTFRHIGRTVMQKLEALPGAPLGDDYEPISSLPKKLPLPGVANPRAVAHRLLVDNPAPGPRMAADTAKHLATHYGSLAFDIARLANENPELGERVHPDAPEIWAQVVYARDNEWAETQDDVLRRRTTLTIRGLATDEVRAKVQDLLDKK, from the coding sequence ATGACCAGTCAGTCCACCCTCCAGTCCGTGCCTGCCCTCGGTACGCGCCCGGCCTCCGGCTCCAACCCGAGCCGCGCCGAGACCCGGGAGCAGCTCGCCAAGGCGTCGTACGACCTTCTCGTGATCGGCGGCGGCATCCTGGGCATCTCCACCGCCTGGCACGCCGCGCAGTCCGGCCTGAGGGTGGCCCTGGTCGACGCCGGCGACTTCGCCGGCGCCACCTCCTCCGCCTCCTCCAAGCTGCTCCACGGCGGTCTGCGCTATCTGCAGACCGGCGCGGTGAAGCTGGTGGCGGAGAACCACTTCGAGCGCCGTGCGGTCTCCCGCCAGGTGGCCCCCCACCTGGCGAACCCGCTCACCTTCTACCTCCCCGTGTACAAGGGCGGGCCGCACGGCGCGGCGAAGCTCGGGGCGGGCGTCTTCGCCTACTCCGCGCTCTCCGCGTTCGGTGACGGCGTCGGCCACCTCCTGTCCCCCGCGAAGGCGGCGCAGGACGTGCCGGAGCTGCGCACCGACAACCTCAAGGCCGTGGCCGTGTACGGCGACGACCAGATGAACGACGCGCGCATGGCGCTGATGACGGTCCGCGCGGCCGTCGAGGCGGGCGCGGTCGTGCTCAACCACGCCGAGGTGACCGGGCTGCGGTTCACCAAGGGCCGGGTGACCGGCGCGGACCTGCGCGACCGGCAGTCCGGCGACGAGTTCGGCGTCAACGCCCGGCTGGTGCTCAACGCGACCGGCCCGTGGGTGGACCACCTGCGCAAGATGGAGGACCCGAACGCGGCGCCCTCGATCCGCCTGTCCAAGGGCGCGCACCTGGTCCTGAAGCGGACCGCGCCGTGGCGGGCCGCGCTGGCGACGCCGATCGACAAGTACCGGATCACCTTCGCGCTGCCGTGGGAGGACATGCTGCTCCTCGGCACCACGGACGAGGAGTTCGAGGGCGACCCGGCGGACGTCTCGGTCACCGAGAAGGACACGGCCCAGATACTCGACGAGGCCGCGTTCTCCATCCGCGACCAGCAGCTCGACCGGGACCTCATCACCTACGCCTTCGCCGGGCTGCGGGTGCTGCCGGGCGGTCCCGGCGACACCGCGAAGGCCAAGCGGGAGACCGTGGTCACGGAGGGCCGGGGCGGGATGCTGTCCGTCGCGGGCGGCAAGTGGACGACCTTCCGGCACATCGGCCGTACGGTCATGCAGAAGCTGGAGGCGCTGCCGGGCGCTCCGCTGGGCGACGACTACGAGCCGATCTCCTCCCTGCCGAAGAAGCTCCCGCTGCCCGGTGTCGCCAACCCGCGCGCGGTCGCGCACCGGCTGCTGGTCGACAACCCGGCGCCGGGTCCGCGCATGGCCGCCGACACGGCGAAGCACCTGGCGACGCACTACGGTTCGCTGGCCTTCGACATCGCCCGGCTGGCCAACGAGAACCCCGAGCTGGGCGAGCGGGTGCACCCCGACGCCCCGGAGATCTGGGCGCAGGTCGTCTATGCCCGGGACAACGAGTGGGCGGAGACCCAGGACGACGTCCTGCGCCGCCGTACG
- the glpK gene encoding glycerol kinase GlpK — MTDAHTAGPFIAAIDQGTTSSRCIVFDKDGRIVSVDQKEHEQIFPKPGWVEHNANEIWTNVQEVVAGAIQKAGITRDDIKAIGITNQRETTLLWDKNTGEPVHNAIVWQDTRTDALCKELGRNVGQDRFRRETGLPLASYFAGPKARWLLDNVEGLRERAERGDILFGTMDTWVIWNLTGGVDGGKHYTDVTNASRTMLMNLHTLEWDEKIAESIGVPLSMLPEIRSSAEVYGEVTGGKLGDLLGGIPVASALGDQQAALFGQTCFAEGEAKSTYGTGTFMLMNTGEKIINSYSGLLTTVGYRIGDEKPVYALEGSIAVTGSLVQWMRDQMGLISTAAEIETLALSVEDNGGAYFVPAFSGLFAPYWRSDARGVIAGLTRYVTKAHLARAVLEATAWQTREITDAMTKDSGVELAALKVDGGMTSNNLLMQTLSDFLDAPVVRPMVAETTCLGAAYAAGLAVGFWTSTDDLRANWRRAAEWTPRMDADTRDREYKSWLKAVERTMGWLEDES; from the coding sequence GTGACCGACGCCCACACCGCCGGCCCCTTCATCGCCGCCATCGACCAGGGCACCACCTCCAGCCGCTGCATCGTCTTCGACAAGGACGGCCGTATCGTCTCGGTCGACCAGAAGGAGCACGAGCAGATCTTCCCGAAGCCGGGCTGGGTCGAGCACAACGCCAACGAGATCTGGACCAACGTCCAGGAGGTCGTCGCCGGGGCCATCCAGAAGGCCGGCATCACCCGTGACGACATCAAGGCCATCGGCATCACCAACCAGCGTGAGACCACGCTGCTGTGGGACAAGAACACCGGTGAGCCCGTCCACAACGCCATCGTCTGGCAGGACACCCGCACCGACGCCCTGTGCAAGGAGCTCGGCCGCAACGTCGGCCAGGACCGCTTCCGCCGCGAGACGGGCCTCCCCCTCGCCTCCTACTTCGCCGGCCCGAAGGCCCGCTGGCTGCTCGACAACGTCGAGGGTCTGCGCGAGCGCGCCGAGCGCGGCGACATCCTCTTCGGCACCATGGACACCTGGGTCATCTGGAACCTGACCGGTGGTGTCGACGGCGGCAAGCACTACACCGACGTCACCAACGCCTCCCGCACCATGCTGATGAACCTCCACACCCTGGAGTGGGACGAGAAGATCGCCGAGTCCATCGGCGTGCCGCTGTCGATGCTCCCGGAGATCCGCTCCTCCGCCGAGGTCTACGGCGAGGTCACCGGCGGCAAGCTGGGCGACCTGCTCGGCGGCATCCCGGTCGCCTCGGCGCTCGGTGACCAGCAGGCGGCCCTGTTCGGCCAGACCTGTTTCGCCGAGGGCGAGGCCAAGTCGACCTACGGCACCGGCACCTTCATGCTGATGAACACCGGTGAGAAGATCATCAACTCCTACTCGGGCCTGCTGACCACGGTCGGCTACCGGATCGGCGACGAGAAGCCGGTCTACGCCCTGGAGGGCTCGATCGCGGTCACCGGTTCGCTGGTGCAGTGGATGCGCGACCAGATGGGTCTGATCTCCACCGCCGCCGAGATCGAGACGCTCGCGCTCTCCGTCGAGGACAACGGCGGCGCCTACTTCGTGCCGGCCTTCTCCGGTCTGTTCGCCCCGTACTGGCGCTCCGACGCCCGCGGTGTGATCGCCGGTCTGACCCGCTACGTCACCAAGGCGCACCTCGCGCGTGCCGTCCTGGAGGCCACCGCCTGGCAGACCCGTGAGATCACGGACGCCATGACCAAGGACTCGGGCGTGGAGCTCGCGGCCCTCAAGGTCGACGGCGGCATGACCTCCAACAACCTGCTGATGCAGACCCTCTCGGACTTCCTGGACGCCCCCGTGGTGCGCCCGATGGTCGCCGAGACGACCTGCCTCGGTGCCGCCTACGCCGCCGGTCTCGCCGTCGGCTTCTGGACCAGCACCGACGACCTGCGCGCCAACTGGCGCCGGGCCGCCGAGTGGACCCCCCGCATGGACGCGGACACCCGCGACCGTGAGTACAAGAGCTGGCTCAAGGCCGTCGAGCGGACCATGGGCTGGCTCGAGGACGAGAGCTGA